In one window of Phyllopteryx taeniolatus isolate TA_2022b chromosome 23, UOR_Ptae_1.2, whole genome shotgun sequence DNA:
- the ppargc1a gene encoding peroxisome proliferator-activated receptor gamma coactivator 1-alpha isoform X2 produces MDGRCRSHAEPVSPARLSSSTCSESRSEQALVELDMEKYLPFTSQCAALVGEDQPLCPDLPELDLSELDVSDLDADGFLGGLKWYSDQSEIISAQYGNEVSNLFEKIDEENEANLLAVLTETLDSIPVDEDGLPSFEALADGDVTNASDQSCPSSPDGSPRTPEPEEPSLLKKLLLAPANSQLSYNQYTGGKAQNHAASSNHRIRPPPAVVKMESPWNGKARGVSSQQNRPLRRPCTELLKYLTATDDILLHTKANDAKGSWSGAPGRDKSSLGLGASSSSSSPSSSSTSSFSSLSSTCSSSTTASKKKSAVPPQPPQPPPQQHHQRGESRAAGDCSGAGKWQRCAKDDGVEESEGASISVGHRTYSCGHARPKASEEGRPPGDVGHLAAARFIRYMHSYSLPPREVSHSCEHCREAVGATRNKSSGANRTQRRHITVTIKKRDAKPGHPLLSQLLTTKQRPARYRDHLLIPLTGTHGKLVGKSSERIKPKEEECANGRQPSRSTNADMRDMGFGLELGWSSQGGYGEDVDHDNNNNNDDAAPDGVFDDDHVTGSPAAAPSQGPPSPLFPDTSIAEPTPACFIHGHGQPHRQALSEHPDDHLLLAKPSTLPLPLTPESPNDHKGSPFESKTIECTLSVEIAGTPGLTPPTTPPHKASQENPFKASLKTKLSSCSSSALACKRARLVDLGPGPNRKGPEQTELYAQLSKASTVLPCPITQQTKGSSLEEHCSASNHKRVPPRGFSDHDYCQASAGTKKNSNTAAGAMASVGEGATAASVLAAGAVGDQHVGCKDSAMPPSSSPSSSSCPLAKRQSFASAIGEDACVRGLGKESLTQNSQVLSQQDSSYVLTRKLLCDQEIRAELNKHFGYPLKALYSQSESGSKANRVGPPPSLEEEEVDSQRLPGSSYPHSGLLSLRDELELGEGRESRFLYPWEGTPLDLLFDCPPCSPSCSPPLSCSPSRGSVSPPSSLLLSPSRPFCWSGGGSRSRSRSRSRSRSHSGSRSSSSGYRRRSLSSSPDRRPSSWCRHNNELSTFRSRSHKSPQTRSPLSRRPRYDSYEEYQHERLKREEYLRDNEKREFERAEQRDRQRQKAIEERRVVYVGRVRSDCTRTELKRRFEVFGEIEECAVNLRDDGDNFGFITYRYTCDALAALDNGHTLRRSNEPRFELCFGGQKQFCKSHYTDLDSHSDDFDPTSTKSKYDSLDFDSLLREAQRSLRR; encoded by the exons TGTGCTGCCTTGGTTGGCGAAGACCAGCCCCTCTGCCCAGACCTTCCCGAACTTGACCTCTCCGAGCTAGACGTCAGCGACCTCGACGCCGACGGCTTCCTGGGCGGCCTCAAGTGGTACAGCGACCAATCGGAGATCATCTCCGCGCAGTATGGCAACGAGGTGTCCAATCTTTTCGAG AAGATAGATGAAGAAAATGAGGCCAACTTGCTGGCAGTGCTTACAGAGACCTTGGATAGCATCCCAGTGGATGAGGACGGTCTGCCTTCGTTTGAGGCTCTGGCAGATGGGGACGTGACCAATGCCAGTGACCAGAGCTGTCCGTCCTCCCCCGACGGCTCGCCTCGCACCCCAGAGCCCGAGGAGCCTTCCCTG CTGAAGAAGCTCCTTCTGGCGCCCGCAAACTCCCAGCTCAGCTATAATCAATACACAGGTGGCAAGGCACAGAACCATGCAGCCAGCAGCAACCACCGCATCCGACCACCACCTGCCGTCGTCAAG ATGGAGAGTCCCTGGAATGGCAAAGCAAGAGGGGTCTCCAGCCAACAGAACCGCCCTCTGAGGCGGCCTTGCACAGAGCTGCTGAAGTACTTAACAGCCACCGATGACATCCTGCTCCACACCAAAGCCAACGACGCCAAAGGCAGCTGGAGCGGCGCCCCCGGCAGGGACAAGAGCAGCCTGGGTCTGggcgcctcctcctcttcctcctcgccgTCCTCATCATCCacgtcctccttctcctccctgTCCTCCACTTGTTCTTCGTCCACCACCGCTTCCAAGAAGAAGTCGGCCGTGCCGCCGCAGCCGCCGCAACCGCCGCCACAGCAGCATCACCAGCGAGGTGAGAGCCGGGCTGCAGGCGATTGTAGTGGGGCTGGGAAGTGGCAGCGTTGCGCTAAGGATGACGGGGTTGAGGAGTCGGAGGGGGCCTCTATCTCTGTCGGCCACAGAACCTACAGCTGCGGCCACGCTCGCCCTAAAGCCAGCGAAGAAGGAAGGCCGCCAGGTGATGTGGGCCACCTGGCCGCCGCTAGGTTCATTAGGTATATGCATTCTTATTCCCTCCCTCCCCGAGAGGTGAGTCACAGCTGTGAGCATTGCCGAGAGGCTGTAGGCGCCACTCGAAATAAGAGTAGTGGGGCCAACCGCACCCAACGTAGGCACATCACAGTGACTATTAAGAAAAGGGACGCAAAGCCGGGGCACCCCTTACTTAGCCAGCTGCTCACCACCAAACAGAGACCTGCTCGCTACCGAGACCACCTTCTCATTCCCTTAACCGGCACTCACGGCAAATTAGTGGGGAAGAGCTCGGAGCGTATCAAACCCAAGGAGGAAGAGTGCGCCAATGGTAGACAGCCGAGTCGATCGACAAACGCCGACATGCGAGACATGGGCTTTGGACTAGAGCTGGGGTGGTCAAGCCAGGGAGGCTATGGGGAGGATGTTGaccatgataataataataataatgatgatgctgCTCCTGATGGTGTCTTTGATGATGACCATGTCACGGGCAGCCCCGCCGCGGCGCCCTCACAGGGCCCGCCGAGCCCACTCTTCCCAGATACTAGCATTGCAGAGCCCACCCCTGCCTGCTTCATACACGGGCACGGGCAGCCCCACAGGCAGGCACTCAGCGAGCACCCAGACGACCACCTGTTGTTAG CCAAACCAAGCACCTTGCCACTTCCTTTGACCCCAGAGTCTCCAAA tGACCACAAGGGATCACCGTTTGAGAGCAAAACCATTGAATGCACATTAAGTGTGGAGATTGCTGGAACCCCAG GTCTGACACCACCTACCACGCCCCCACACAAAGCCAGTCAAGAGAATCCTTTCAAAGCATCGCTCAAAACCAAGTTGTCTTCATGTTCCTCCTCGGCCTTGGCGTGCAAAAGAGCAAGGCTGGTCGACTTGGGCCCCGGCCCCAACAGGAAGGGTCCTGAACAGACTGAGCTGTATGCCCAGCTGAGCAAAGCGTCCACTGTCCTCCCGTGCCCCATCACTCAACAAACGAAAGGGAGCAGTCTTGAGGAGCATTGCAGTGCTAGCAACCATAAACGGGTTCCTCCCCGTGGCTTCAGTGACCATGACTATTGTCAGGCGTCAGCGGGCACAAAGAAGAACAGCAATACGGCCGCCGGTGCCATGGCTTCAGTGGGGGAAGGTGCCACTGCTGCTTCTGTGCTTGCAGCAGGCGCAGTGGGGGACCAGCATGTCGGATGTAAGGACTCAGCCATGCCTCCATCCTCTTCaccttcatcatcatcttgtCCTCTAGCTAAGCGGCAGAGTTTTGCCTCTGCGATTGGAGAAGACGCTTGCGTCCGGGGATTAGGGAAGGAGTCCCTTACCCAGAACTCCCAGGTCCTTTCGCAACAGGACAGCTCATATGTCCTCACCCGGAAGCTCCTGTGCGACCAGGAAATCCGAGCTGAACTCAACAAGCACTTTGGCTACCCCTTAAAAGCTTTGTACAGTCAAAGTGAGTCAGGCAGCAAAGCGAACAGGGTTGGCCCCCCTCCATCTCTTGAGGAAGAAGAGGTTGACTCCCAAAGGTTGCCTGGCTCCAGCTACCCTCATTCGGGGCTCCTGTCACTCCGCGATGAGCTTGAGTTGGGTGAGGGCCGTGAGAGTCGTTTCCTCTACCCGTGGGAGGGCACCCCTCTGGACCTACTCTTTGACTGCCCCCCATGCTCTCCCTCCTGTTCCCCACCGTTGAGCTGCTCCCCTTCGCGAGGCTCCGTCTCGCCGCCGTCTTCCCTCCTTCTGTCGCCCAGCAGGCCTTTCTGCTGGAGCGGCGGCGGGTCACGCTCCCGCTCCCGCTCCCGCTCCCGCTCCCGTTCTCACTCTGGCTCACGCAGCTCTTCCTCAGGCTACCGGAGGCGCTCTCTCTCCAGCTCGCCTGATAGACGCCCGTCTTCCTG GTGTCGCCACAACAATGAATTGAGCACTTTCCGTTCCAGGAGTCATAAGAGCCCGCAGACGCGATCTCCTCTCAGTCGCAGGCCAAG GTATGACAGCTACGAGGAGTATCAGCATGAGAGGCTGAAGAGGGAAGAGTACCTTCGGGACAACGAGAAGCGGGAGTTCGAAAGGGCCGAGCAGAGGGACAGACAACGACAGAAGGCAATT GAAGAGAGACGGGTGGTGTACGTGGGGCGAGTGAGGTCCGACTGCACCCGGACCGAGTTGAAGCGGCGCTTTGAAGTCTTTGGCGAGATTGAAGAATGTGCGGTGAACTTGAGGGACGATGG GGACAATTTTGGCTTCATCACATACCGCTACACGTGCGACGCCCTCGCCGCCCTCGACAACGGACACACCTTGCGGCGGTCGAACGAGCCGCGCTTCGAGCTGTGCTTCGGCGGACAAAAGCAATTCTGCAAATCACATTACACAGACTTGG ACTCTCATTCGGACGACTTCGACCCCACATCCACCAAAAGCAAGTATGACTCCTTGGATTTTGACAGCTTGCTGAGGGAGGCCCAGCGCAGCCTGAGAAGGTAA
- the ppargc1a gene encoding peroxisome proliferator-activated receptor gamma coactivator 1-alpha isoform X1: MDGRCRSHAEPVSPARLSSSTCSESRSEQLSGPSIHPSIHFLSRFSSLGWRACWSLSQALVELDMEKYLPFTSQCAALVGEDQPLCPDLPELDLSELDVSDLDADGFLGGLKWYSDQSEIISAQYGNEVSNLFEKIDEENEANLLAVLTETLDSIPVDEDGLPSFEALADGDVTNASDQSCPSSPDGSPRTPEPEEPSLLKKLLLAPANSQLSYNQYTGGKAQNHAASSNHRIRPPPAVVKMESPWNGKARGVSSQQNRPLRRPCTELLKYLTATDDILLHTKANDAKGSWSGAPGRDKSSLGLGASSSSSSPSSSSTSSFSSLSSTCSSSTTASKKKSAVPPQPPQPPPQQHHQRGESRAAGDCSGAGKWQRCAKDDGVEESEGASISVGHRTYSCGHARPKASEEGRPPGDVGHLAAARFIRYMHSYSLPPREVSHSCEHCREAVGATRNKSSGANRTQRRHITVTIKKRDAKPGHPLLSQLLTTKQRPARYRDHLLIPLTGTHGKLVGKSSERIKPKEEECANGRQPSRSTNADMRDMGFGLELGWSSQGGYGEDVDHDNNNNNDDAAPDGVFDDDHVTGSPAAAPSQGPPSPLFPDTSIAEPTPACFIHGHGQPHRQALSEHPDDHLLLAKPSTLPLPLTPESPNDHKGSPFESKTIECTLSVEIAGTPGLTPPTTPPHKASQENPFKASLKTKLSSCSSSALACKRARLVDLGPGPNRKGPEQTELYAQLSKASTVLPCPITQQTKGSSLEEHCSASNHKRVPPRGFSDHDYCQASAGTKKNSNTAAGAMASVGEGATAASVLAAGAVGDQHVGCKDSAMPPSSSPSSSSCPLAKRQSFASAIGEDACVRGLGKESLTQNSQVLSQQDSSYVLTRKLLCDQEIRAELNKHFGYPLKALYSQSESGSKANRVGPPPSLEEEEVDSQRLPGSSYPHSGLLSLRDELELGEGRESRFLYPWEGTPLDLLFDCPPCSPSCSPPLSCSPSRGSVSPPSSLLLSPSRPFCWSGGGSRSRSRSRSRSRSHSGSRSSSSGYRRRSLSSSPDRRPSSWCRHNNELSTFRSRSHKSPQTRSPLSRRPRYDSYEEYQHERLKREEYLRDNEKREFERAEQRDRQRQKAIEERRVVYVGRVRSDCTRTELKRRFEVFGEIEECAVNLRDDGDNFGFITYRYTCDALAALDNGHTLRRSNEPRFELCFGGQKQFCKSHYTDLDSHSDDFDPTSTKSKYDSLDFDSLLREAQRSLRR, translated from the exons TGTGCTGCCTTGGTTGGCGAAGACCAGCCCCTCTGCCCAGACCTTCCCGAACTTGACCTCTCCGAGCTAGACGTCAGCGACCTCGACGCCGACGGCTTCCTGGGCGGCCTCAAGTGGTACAGCGACCAATCGGAGATCATCTCCGCGCAGTATGGCAACGAGGTGTCCAATCTTTTCGAG AAGATAGATGAAGAAAATGAGGCCAACTTGCTGGCAGTGCTTACAGAGACCTTGGATAGCATCCCAGTGGATGAGGACGGTCTGCCTTCGTTTGAGGCTCTGGCAGATGGGGACGTGACCAATGCCAGTGACCAGAGCTGTCCGTCCTCCCCCGACGGCTCGCCTCGCACCCCAGAGCCCGAGGAGCCTTCCCTG CTGAAGAAGCTCCTTCTGGCGCCCGCAAACTCCCAGCTCAGCTATAATCAATACACAGGTGGCAAGGCACAGAACCATGCAGCCAGCAGCAACCACCGCATCCGACCACCACCTGCCGTCGTCAAG ATGGAGAGTCCCTGGAATGGCAAAGCAAGAGGGGTCTCCAGCCAACAGAACCGCCCTCTGAGGCGGCCTTGCACAGAGCTGCTGAAGTACTTAACAGCCACCGATGACATCCTGCTCCACACCAAAGCCAACGACGCCAAAGGCAGCTGGAGCGGCGCCCCCGGCAGGGACAAGAGCAGCCTGGGTCTGggcgcctcctcctcttcctcctcgccgTCCTCATCATCCacgtcctccttctcctccctgTCCTCCACTTGTTCTTCGTCCACCACCGCTTCCAAGAAGAAGTCGGCCGTGCCGCCGCAGCCGCCGCAACCGCCGCCACAGCAGCATCACCAGCGAGGTGAGAGCCGGGCTGCAGGCGATTGTAGTGGGGCTGGGAAGTGGCAGCGTTGCGCTAAGGATGACGGGGTTGAGGAGTCGGAGGGGGCCTCTATCTCTGTCGGCCACAGAACCTACAGCTGCGGCCACGCTCGCCCTAAAGCCAGCGAAGAAGGAAGGCCGCCAGGTGATGTGGGCCACCTGGCCGCCGCTAGGTTCATTAGGTATATGCATTCTTATTCCCTCCCTCCCCGAGAGGTGAGTCACAGCTGTGAGCATTGCCGAGAGGCTGTAGGCGCCACTCGAAATAAGAGTAGTGGGGCCAACCGCACCCAACGTAGGCACATCACAGTGACTATTAAGAAAAGGGACGCAAAGCCGGGGCACCCCTTACTTAGCCAGCTGCTCACCACCAAACAGAGACCTGCTCGCTACCGAGACCACCTTCTCATTCCCTTAACCGGCACTCACGGCAAATTAGTGGGGAAGAGCTCGGAGCGTATCAAACCCAAGGAGGAAGAGTGCGCCAATGGTAGACAGCCGAGTCGATCGACAAACGCCGACATGCGAGACATGGGCTTTGGACTAGAGCTGGGGTGGTCAAGCCAGGGAGGCTATGGGGAGGATGTTGaccatgataataataataataatgatgatgctgCTCCTGATGGTGTCTTTGATGATGACCATGTCACGGGCAGCCCCGCCGCGGCGCCCTCACAGGGCCCGCCGAGCCCACTCTTCCCAGATACTAGCATTGCAGAGCCCACCCCTGCCTGCTTCATACACGGGCACGGGCAGCCCCACAGGCAGGCACTCAGCGAGCACCCAGACGACCACCTGTTGTTAG CCAAACCAAGCACCTTGCCACTTCCTTTGACCCCAGAGTCTCCAAA tGACCACAAGGGATCACCGTTTGAGAGCAAAACCATTGAATGCACATTAAGTGTGGAGATTGCTGGAACCCCAG GTCTGACACCACCTACCACGCCCCCACACAAAGCCAGTCAAGAGAATCCTTTCAAAGCATCGCTCAAAACCAAGTTGTCTTCATGTTCCTCCTCGGCCTTGGCGTGCAAAAGAGCAAGGCTGGTCGACTTGGGCCCCGGCCCCAACAGGAAGGGTCCTGAACAGACTGAGCTGTATGCCCAGCTGAGCAAAGCGTCCACTGTCCTCCCGTGCCCCATCACTCAACAAACGAAAGGGAGCAGTCTTGAGGAGCATTGCAGTGCTAGCAACCATAAACGGGTTCCTCCCCGTGGCTTCAGTGACCATGACTATTGTCAGGCGTCAGCGGGCACAAAGAAGAACAGCAATACGGCCGCCGGTGCCATGGCTTCAGTGGGGGAAGGTGCCACTGCTGCTTCTGTGCTTGCAGCAGGCGCAGTGGGGGACCAGCATGTCGGATGTAAGGACTCAGCCATGCCTCCATCCTCTTCaccttcatcatcatcttgtCCTCTAGCTAAGCGGCAGAGTTTTGCCTCTGCGATTGGAGAAGACGCTTGCGTCCGGGGATTAGGGAAGGAGTCCCTTACCCAGAACTCCCAGGTCCTTTCGCAACAGGACAGCTCATATGTCCTCACCCGGAAGCTCCTGTGCGACCAGGAAATCCGAGCTGAACTCAACAAGCACTTTGGCTACCCCTTAAAAGCTTTGTACAGTCAAAGTGAGTCAGGCAGCAAAGCGAACAGGGTTGGCCCCCCTCCATCTCTTGAGGAAGAAGAGGTTGACTCCCAAAGGTTGCCTGGCTCCAGCTACCCTCATTCGGGGCTCCTGTCACTCCGCGATGAGCTTGAGTTGGGTGAGGGCCGTGAGAGTCGTTTCCTCTACCCGTGGGAGGGCACCCCTCTGGACCTACTCTTTGACTGCCCCCCATGCTCTCCCTCCTGTTCCCCACCGTTGAGCTGCTCCCCTTCGCGAGGCTCCGTCTCGCCGCCGTCTTCCCTCCTTCTGTCGCCCAGCAGGCCTTTCTGCTGGAGCGGCGGCGGGTCACGCTCCCGCTCCCGCTCCCGCTCCCGCTCCCGTTCTCACTCTGGCTCACGCAGCTCTTCCTCAGGCTACCGGAGGCGCTCTCTCTCCAGCTCGCCTGATAGACGCCCGTCTTCCTG GTGTCGCCACAACAATGAATTGAGCACTTTCCGTTCCAGGAGTCATAAGAGCCCGCAGACGCGATCTCCTCTCAGTCGCAGGCCAAG GTATGACAGCTACGAGGAGTATCAGCATGAGAGGCTGAAGAGGGAAGAGTACCTTCGGGACAACGAGAAGCGGGAGTTCGAAAGGGCCGAGCAGAGGGACAGACAACGACAGAAGGCAATT GAAGAGAGACGGGTGGTGTACGTGGGGCGAGTGAGGTCCGACTGCACCCGGACCGAGTTGAAGCGGCGCTTTGAAGTCTTTGGCGAGATTGAAGAATGTGCGGTGAACTTGAGGGACGATGG GGACAATTTTGGCTTCATCACATACCGCTACACGTGCGACGCCCTCGCCGCCCTCGACAACGGACACACCTTGCGGCGGTCGAACGAGCCGCGCTTCGAGCTGTGCTTCGGCGGACAAAAGCAATTCTGCAAATCACATTACACAGACTTGG ACTCTCATTCGGACGACTTCGACCCCACATCCACCAAAAGCAAGTATGACTCCTTGGATTTTGACAGCTTGCTGAGGGAGGCCCAGCGCAGCCTGAGAAGGTAA
- the ppargc1a gene encoding peroxisome proliferator-activated receptor gamma coactivator 1-alpha isoform X4 — MDGRCRSHAEPVSPARLSSSTCSESRSEQLSGPSIHPSIHFLSRFSSLGWRACWSLSQALVELDMEKYLPFTSQCAALVGEDQPLCPDLPELDLSELDVSDLDADGFLGGLKWYSDQSEIISAQYGNEVSNLFEKIDEENEANLLAVLTETLDSIPVDEDGLPSFEALADGDVTNASDQSCPSSPDGSPRTPEPEEPSLLKKLLLAPANSQLSYNQYTGGKAQNHAASSNHRIRPPPAVVKMESPWNGKARGVSSQQNRPLRRPCTELLKYLTATDDILLHTKANDAKGSWSGAPGRDKSSLGLGASSSSSSPSSSSTSSFSSLSSTCSSSTTASKKKSAVPPQPPQPPPQQHHQRAKPSTLPLPLTPESPNDHKGSPFESKTIECTLSVEIAGTPGLTPPTTPPHKASQENPFKASLKTKLSSCSSSALACKRARLVDLGPGPNRKGPEQTELYAQLSKASTVLPCPITQQTKGSSLEEHCSASNHKRVPPRGFSDHDYCQASAGTKKNSNTAAGAMASVGEGATAASVLAAGAVGDQHVGCKDSAMPPSSSPSSSSCPLAKRQSFASAIGEDACVRGLGKESLTQNSQVLSQQDSSYVLTRKLLCDQEIRAELNKHFGYPLKALYSQSESGSKANRVGPPPSLEEEEVDSQRLPGSSYPHSGLLSLRDELELGEGRESRFLYPWEGTPLDLLFDCPPCSPSCSPPLSCSPSRGSVSPPSSLLLSPSRPFCWSGGGSRSRSRSRSRSRSHSGSRSSSSGYRRRSLSSSPDRRPSSWCRHNNELSTFRSRSHKSPQTRSPLSRRPRYDSYEEYQHERLKREEYLRDNEKREFERAEQRDRQRQKAIEERRVVYVGRVRSDCTRTELKRRFEVFGEIEECAVNLRDDGDNFGFITYRYTCDALAALDNGHTLRRSNEPRFELCFGGQKQFCKSHYTDLDSHSDDFDPTSTKSKYDSLDFDSLLREAQRSLRR; from the exons TGTGCTGCCTTGGTTGGCGAAGACCAGCCCCTCTGCCCAGACCTTCCCGAACTTGACCTCTCCGAGCTAGACGTCAGCGACCTCGACGCCGACGGCTTCCTGGGCGGCCTCAAGTGGTACAGCGACCAATCGGAGATCATCTCCGCGCAGTATGGCAACGAGGTGTCCAATCTTTTCGAG AAGATAGATGAAGAAAATGAGGCCAACTTGCTGGCAGTGCTTACAGAGACCTTGGATAGCATCCCAGTGGATGAGGACGGTCTGCCTTCGTTTGAGGCTCTGGCAGATGGGGACGTGACCAATGCCAGTGACCAGAGCTGTCCGTCCTCCCCCGACGGCTCGCCTCGCACCCCAGAGCCCGAGGAGCCTTCCCTG CTGAAGAAGCTCCTTCTGGCGCCCGCAAACTCCCAGCTCAGCTATAATCAATACACAGGTGGCAAGGCACAGAACCATGCAGCCAGCAGCAACCACCGCATCCGACCACCACCTGCCGTCGTCAAG ATGGAGAGTCCCTGGAATGGCAAAGCAAGAGGGGTCTCCAGCCAACAGAACCGCCCTCTGAGGCGGCCTTGCACAGAGCTGCTGAAGTACTTAACAGCCACCGATGACATCCTGCTCCACACCAAAGCCAACGACGCCAAAGGCAGCTGGAGCGGCGCCCCCGGCAGGGACAAGAGCAGCCTGGGTCTGggcgcctcctcctcttcctcctcgccgTCCTCATCATCCacgtcctccttctcctccctgTCCTCCACTTGTTCTTCGTCCACCACCGCTTCCAAGAAGAAGTCGGCCGTGCCGCCGCAGCCGCCGCAACCGCCGCCACAGCAGCATCACCAGCGAG CCAAACCAAGCACCTTGCCACTTCCTTTGACCCCAGAGTCTCCAAA tGACCACAAGGGATCACCGTTTGAGAGCAAAACCATTGAATGCACATTAAGTGTGGAGATTGCTGGAACCCCAG GTCTGACACCACCTACCACGCCCCCACACAAAGCCAGTCAAGAGAATCCTTTCAAAGCATCGCTCAAAACCAAGTTGTCTTCATGTTCCTCCTCGGCCTTGGCGTGCAAAAGAGCAAGGCTGGTCGACTTGGGCCCCGGCCCCAACAGGAAGGGTCCTGAACAGACTGAGCTGTATGCCCAGCTGAGCAAAGCGTCCACTGTCCTCCCGTGCCCCATCACTCAACAAACGAAAGGGAGCAGTCTTGAGGAGCATTGCAGTGCTAGCAACCATAAACGGGTTCCTCCCCGTGGCTTCAGTGACCATGACTATTGTCAGGCGTCAGCGGGCACAAAGAAGAACAGCAATACGGCCGCCGGTGCCATGGCTTCAGTGGGGGAAGGTGCCACTGCTGCTTCTGTGCTTGCAGCAGGCGCAGTGGGGGACCAGCATGTCGGATGTAAGGACTCAGCCATGCCTCCATCCTCTTCaccttcatcatcatcttgtCCTCTAGCTAAGCGGCAGAGTTTTGCCTCTGCGATTGGAGAAGACGCTTGCGTCCGGGGATTAGGGAAGGAGTCCCTTACCCAGAACTCCCAGGTCCTTTCGCAACAGGACAGCTCATATGTCCTCACCCGGAAGCTCCTGTGCGACCAGGAAATCCGAGCTGAACTCAACAAGCACTTTGGCTACCCCTTAAAAGCTTTGTACAGTCAAAGTGAGTCAGGCAGCAAAGCGAACAGGGTTGGCCCCCCTCCATCTCTTGAGGAAGAAGAGGTTGACTCCCAAAGGTTGCCTGGCTCCAGCTACCCTCATTCGGGGCTCCTGTCACTCCGCGATGAGCTTGAGTTGGGTGAGGGCCGTGAGAGTCGTTTCCTCTACCCGTGGGAGGGCACCCCTCTGGACCTACTCTTTGACTGCCCCCCATGCTCTCCCTCCTGTTCCCCACCGTTGAGCTGCTCCCCTTCGCGAGGCTCCGTCTCGCCGCCGTCTTCCCTCCTTCTGTCGCCCAGCAGGCCTTTCTGCTGGAGCGGCGGCGGGTCACGCTCCCGCTCCCGCTCCCGCTCCCGCTCCCGTTCTCACTCTGGCTCACGCAGCTCTTCCTCAGGCTACCGGAGGCGCTCTCTCTCCAGCTCGCCTGATAGACGCCCGTCTTCCTG GTGTCGCCACAACAATGAATTGAGCACTTTCCGTTCCAGGAGTCATAAGAGCCCGCAGACGCGATCTCCTCTCAGTCGCAGGCCAAG GTATGACAGCTACGAGGAGTATCAGCATGAGAGGCTGAAGAGGGAAGAGTACCTTCGGGACAACGAGAAGCGGGAGTTCGAAAGGGCCGAGCAGAGGGACAGACAACGACAGAAGGCAATT GAAGAGAGACGGGTGGTGTACGTGGGGCGAGTGAGGTCCGACTGCACCCGGACCGAGTTGAAGCGGCGCTTTGAAGTCTTTGGCGAGATTGAAGAATGTGCGGTGAACTTGAGGGACGATGG GGACAATTTTGGCTTCATCACATACCGCTACACGTGCGACGCCCTCGCCGCCCTCGACAACGGACACACCTTGCGGCGGTCGAACGAGCCGCGCTTCGAGCTGTGCTTCGGCGGACAAAAGCAATTCTGCAAATCACATTACACAGACTTGG ACTCTCATTCGGACGACTTCGACCCCACATCCACCAAAAGCAAGTATGACTCCTTGGATTTTGACAGCTTGCTGAGGGAGGCCCAGCGCAGCCTGAGAAGGTAA